One window of Legionella pneumophila subsp. pneumophila str. Philadelphia 1 genomic DNA carries:
- the erpA gene encoding iron-sulfur cluster insertion protein ErpA encodes MANLDVSQNTSDIHFSVSAADKVAELIKEEDNSNLNLRVSITGGGCSGFQYGFSFDEQINDDDTIVIQQCSDGKSSVKLLVDSMSYQYLHDAEIDYIKGIQGEQFVIRNPNAKTTCGCGSSFSIGDEDDL; translated from the coding sequence ATGGCCAATCTTGACGTATCACAAAATACTTCAGATATACATTTTTCTGTCAGTGCAGCAGATAAAGTCGCAGAACTAATCAAAGAAGAAGATAATTCCAATTTGAATTTACGAGTTTCAATTACAGGCGGTGGTTGTTCTGGATTTCAATACGGATTTAGCTTTGATGAACAAATCAATGATGACGACACTATTGTGATACAACAATGTTCTGATGGAAAATCCTCTGTCAAATTGCTAGTTGACTCAATGAGTTATCAATATTTGCATGATGCGGAAATCGATTACATTAAAGGAATACAAGGAGAGCAATTTGTCATACGCAACCCTAATGCAAAAACAACTTGTGGTTGTGGCTCTTCGTTTAGTATTGGTGATGAAGATGATTTATAA